In a single window of the Bacillus mycoides genome:
- a CDS encoding methylated-DNA--[protein]-cysteine S-methyltransferase, whose amino-acid sequence MYQAYYESELGLLEITANTKGITSVIFVEERKEEHKNELVEQCINELDEYFEGKRKEFTVPLSAEGTPFQKNVWEALYTVPYGVSASYLDIADKVGNTKAVRAIGGANSRNPISIIVPCHRVIGKSGKLVGYAGGLWRKEWLLKHEGILK is encoded by the coding sequence ATGTATCAGGCTTATTATGAAAGTGAATTAGGTTTGCTGGAAATTACAGCGAATACGAAAGGGATTACGTCTGTTATATTTGTTGAAGAAAGAAAAGAAGAACATAAAAATGAACTTGTTGAACAATGTATAAATGAATTAGATGAATACTTTGAAGGAAAAAGAAAAGAGTTTACAGTTCCATTGTCTGCTGAAGGAACACCATTCCAAAAGAATGTATGGGAAGCACTTTACACCGTACCATATGGCGTAAGTGCTTCATATTTAGATATTGCAGATAAGGTTGGGAATACGAAAGCTGTACGAGCGATAGGAGGGGCAAATAGCCGGAATCCAATTTCAATTATCGTTCCATGTCATCGTGTAATAGGAAAGAGTGGAAAACTTGTTGGGTATGCAGGTGGTTTATGGAGGAAAGAGTGGTTATTGAAGCATGAAGGCATATTAAAATGA
- a CDS encoding DUF2628 domain-containing protein — translation MKCINCGRPCINDQLNCANCQRNLHNKQGEESSLIDKELEVYVGRQYPYYKRKWELENKRIARWSWNGLAAIFNVGWLGYRKYYLPAALFILLLVACDAFSYYMGFNVALPIINMVPLTFLLLIFILFGMGIFANGLYYQFAERRIYRIKARGIKDESVENYLIHDSGGTSKMGATIVTILAVASIFFSHFFFPTDRDIIQKVRTSSLYEYPFFSIGESFESYFQNSGWIYYRGSEGMELVEFQGYSPGMPRQKVTIQFIVDYKLGEVEPYSLTINGESKNEEEFLKIMEEIFKVQNPFDIEDGLQVNAIQQSGGKAISDRFFSFYENKYLK, via the coding sequence TTGAAATGTATAAATTGTGGGCGACCTTGTATTAATGATCAGTTGAATTGTGCAAATTGTCAACGGAACTTGCATAATAAACAAGGTGAAGAAAGCTCGCTAATAGACAAAGAATTAGAAGTATATGTAGGGAGACAATATCCATATTACAAAAGAAAATGGGAGCTTGAGAATAAGCGAATTGCTAGGTGGAGCTGGAATGGTTTGGCTGCTATTTTCAATGTAGGTTGGCTTGGATATCGTAAGTATTATTTACCTGCTGCTTTATTTATACTGTTATTAGTAGCATGTGATGCATTTTCTTATTATATGGGGTTCAACGTAGCGTTGCCAATCATTAATATGGTGCCTCTTACGTTTTTATTACTCATTTTCATTCTATTTGGGATGGGGATTTTTGCAAATGGATTATATTATCAATTTGCAGAAAGGCGTATATATCGAATAAAAGCACGGGGAATTAAAGATGAATCGGTTGAAAATTATCTGATCCATGATAGTGGTGGAACGAGTAAAATGGGAGCAACAATCGTTACTATTTTAGCAGTTGCTAGTATTTTTTTCAGTCATTTCTTTTTTCCGACTGATCGAGATATTATACAAAAAGTACGTACAAGTTCGCTTTATGAATATCCGTTCTTTTCGATTGGTGAATCGTTTGAAAGCTATTTTCAAAATTCAGGGTGGATATATTATCGTGGTTCGGAAGGTATGGAATTAGTAGAATTTCAAGGATACAGCCCAGGGATGCCAAGACAAAAAGTTACAATTCAATTTATTGTTGATTATAAATTGGGAGAAGTGGAACCATATTCACTTACGATTAACGGTGAATCTAAAAATGAAGAAGAGTTTTTGAAGATAATGGAGGAAATATTTAAAGTTCAAAATCCATTTGATATAGAGGATGGCTTACAAGTAAATGCTATTCAACAAAGCGGAGGGAAAGCAATTTCTGACCGCTTTTTTTCTTTTTATGAAAATAAATATTTAAAATAA